One window of the bacterium genome contains the following:
- a CDS encoding type II secretion system F family protein encodes MQGTIETAKRTLKGFIGELPFPFKKTEQQTQALPTLTLFKAIVEPYTKKGERQELHVQATTVEHAQKIFHKRGLRVISVRALRDNTPVTGAGKVSNLELAIFCKQFGQQLDSGMVPIEAIENILEESENKNFRQALSIIMKDLQKGMTVSEAFSRHPGVFDPVFLALVQSGEEAGKLPEMMEVLYRRAESAGNLQRTLKQAMIYPAILILVGSLVLLVIYWKVMPTFASMYAELGAQLPLMTRITMGISKFIARWIVLIAAGVTAGVFAFRRYCRTEKGKRVIERYLCKWRLLREIMEKSSLALVSRSMGTLVSAGQTFHRSLELGAKSASLMKHKEALLGMIEPIRKGMGLEEAIEQHYAFRQFFKTSVKVGAKTGRMEEMLQNVAQMYEAEVEARIKQFSAVIEPAIIVVIGLLVGFTVVSLYSPLFNLINMID; translated from the coding sequence ATGCAGGGGACGATCGAGACAGCAAAAAGGACTTTGAAGGGTTTTATTGGCGAACTTCCTTTTCCTTTCAAGAAAACCGAACAACAAACGCAGGCTCTTCCCACACTGACATTATTTAAGGCGATTGTCGAACCCTATACAAAGAAAGGAGAGCGGCAGGAACTTCATGTTCAGGCAACCACGGTTGAACACGCACAAAAGATTTTTCATAAACGTGGCCTTCGCGTAATCAGCGTCCGCGCATTGCGGGATAACACTCCCGTAACGGGAGCGGGAAAAGTATCCAATCTGGAGCTTGCGATTTTCTGCAAGCAGTTCGGTCAGCAATTGGATTCCGGAATGGTTCCGATCGAAGCAATCGAAAATATTCTGGAAGAAAGCGAAAACAAAAATTTCCGGCAGGCACTTTCAATCATCATGAAGGATCTCCAAAAAGGTATGACTGTTTCAGAAGCCTTCAGCAGGCATCCTGGTGTATTCGATCCAGTTTTTCTTGCGCTCGTGCAATCAGGAGAAGAAGCCGGAAAGCTTCCCGAAATGATGGAAGTCTTATACCGCAGAGCTGAAAGCGCGGGGAACCTTCAGCGCACGCTGAAACAGGCGATGATTTATCCCGCGATTTTGATTCTTGTCGGATCACTTGTGCTACTGGTTATTTACTGGAAGGTAATGCCGACCTTTGCAAGCATGTATGCCGAACTTGGTGCACAGCTCCCGTTGATGACCAGAATCACCATGGGCATATCGAAGTTTATTGCGCGCTGGATCGTTCTGATCGCAGCAGGAGTAACAGCTGGCGTGTTTGCCTTTCGGCGATACTGTCGCACCGAAAAAGGAAAGCGAGTGATCGAGCGATATCTCTGCAAATGGCGATTGCTTCGCGAAATCATGGAAAAGTCATCACTTGCGCTCGTTTCGCGCAGCATGGGAACGCTCGTAAGCGCCGGCCAGACATTTCATAGATCTCTGGAGCTTGGAGCAAAGTCCGCAAGTCTGATGAAGCACAAGGAAGCGCTCTTGGGCATGATCGAACCGATACGAAAAGGAATGGGTCTGGAGGAAGCGATAGAACAGCATTACGCGTTCCGGCAGTTCTTCAAAACCAGCGTAAAGGTCGGGGCCAAGACCGGCAGGATGGAAGAGATGCTCCAGAACGTTGCACAAATGTATGAAGCAGAAGTGGAAGCGCGCATCAAGCAGTTCTCTGCAGTCATTGAGCCCGCGATCATTGTTGTCATCGGGCTTCTGGTCGGATTCACGGTCGTCAGCCTGTACAGCCCGTTGTTCAACTTGATCAACATGATCGACTAA
- a CDS encoding TIR domain-containing protein translates to MTTKFMKQSEDEVFQYKFTWLETGYEKGWVIHYGPKHPPMSSELQSAFQFLGMQHFPQCPEYDFESCDWRSIAFKSRGDAPWDSNAQNAHGWFDSHAQYFSPGVQRLLTANAEIEKVGLTFLPFPKPEVRLNRDLEKKTVRPKSKTKTQDLNQFDVAISFAATEREHAERLATMLRDAGFAVFYDDFYTEYLWGKNLFDTFDEIFRKRARFCVIFVSKDYKERIWTDHERQSAQARALNEKGKEYILPIKVDDAELDGMPPTIGYLPLDKGIDKIAELLIKKLNS, encoded by the coding sequence ATGACAACCAAATTCATGAAGCAATCTGAAGATGAGGTTTTTCAATACAAGTTTACCTGGCTTGAAACCGGATATGAGAAAGGATGGGTAATACATTACGGCCCGAAGCATCCGCCAATGTCCTCAGAACTTCAGAGTGCCTTTCAGTTTCTTGGAATGCAACATTTTCCGCAATGTCCGGAATACGATTTCGAATCGTGTGATTGGCGATCTATTGCCTTTAAGTCCAGAGGAGATGCTCCTTGGGATAGCAATGCTCAGAACGCCCACGGATGGTTCGATTCGCATGCACAATACTTTTCACCGGGAGTGCAAAGGTTGCTAACTGCCAATGCAGAGATTGAAAAAGTCGGCTTAACTTTCTTGCCATTTCCAAAACCCGAAGTACGACTTAACAGAGATCTTGAGAAAAAAACTGTACGCCCAAAGTCCAAGACCAAAACACAAGACCTGAATCAATTCGACGTTGCTATTTCCTTCGCTGCGACTGAACGCGAACATGCCGAAAGATTGGCCACTATGCTGAGAGATGCCGGTTTTGCAGTATTTTATGACGATTTCTATACGGAATACCTTTGGGGAAAGAATCTCTTCGACACGTTTGACGAGATTTTCAGGAAGCGTGCTCGTTTTTGCGTGATTTTTGTTTCAAAAGATTACAAAGAACGAATCTGGACCGATCATGAAAGACAAAGCGCTCAGGCGCGTGCACTAAATGAAAAAGGCAAGGAATATATTTTGCCTATAAAAGTAGATGACGCCGAGCTTGATGGAATGCCTCCTACAATTGGCTATCTTCCACTTGATAAAGGCATCGACAAAATAGCCGAACTGCTGATCAAGAAATTGAATTCCTGA
- a CDS encoding AbiV family abortive infection protein — MANQRNVSELTLLQGAFHAMRNAGLLLTSAAALYETKQYSGSLILASFSREEIGKSEILIGLRKKALSGENISVTQVRNASDNHASKMIESRAGIHTLLSGTEQEKYGKALDPSTVDWNNPEERALYAEWFQAITERAELVKEKASGQMYKKRVSLLYVDLNEDGETWNLPEEVTAGTACYFISMVAADYNLRSNKLRNEYGAQWKDHPEFPEAVYLKPPLPK, encoded by the coding sequence ATGGCCAATCAAAGGAATGTTTCCGAATTGACTCTTCTTCAGGGTGCATTCCATGCGATGCGGAATGCCGGCCTTCTTCTTACGAGTGCGGCGGCACTTTATGAAACGAAACAGTATTCCGGTTCACTCATTCTTGCATCCTTCAGCAGAGAAGAAATCGGTAAATCGGAAATCCTGATCGGCCTTCGGAAGAAAGCATTGAGTGGAGAGAATATCAGTGTGACGCAGGTTCGAAACGCCTCCGATAATCATGCATCAAAGATGATTGAAAGCAGGGCTGGCATACACACTCTCCTTTCCGGCACAGAACAAGAGAAATATGGAAAGGCTCTAGACCCGAGTACGGTTGATTGGAACAATCCGGAGGAGCGGGCTCTTTACGCTGAGTGGTTTCAAGCAATCACGGAACGCGCTGAGCTGGTCAAAGAAAAGGCCTCCGGCCAGATGTATAAGAAGAGAGTGAGCCTCCTATACGTCGATTTGAATGAGGACGGAGAAACATGGAACTTACCCGAAGAGGTTACGGCAGGAACGGCATGCTACTTCATAAGCATGGTCGCAGCTGACTATAACCTGCGCTCCAACAAACTACGAAACGAATATGGAGCGCAATGGAAGGATCATCCAGAATTCCCTGAGGCCGTATACCTTAAACCGCCACTACCCAAATAA